The Amblyomma americanum isolate KBUSLIRL-KWMA chromosome 5, ASM5285725v1, whole genome shotgun sequence genome window below encodes:
- the LOC144132844 gene encoding putative alpha-glucosidase isoform X2, whose amino-acid sequence METDAEDHNYRHRSGPDAGNVGIISAADRGSGDIFQITGTTTTLHAANTKRHSYDHGRQHHHHSQSYHHHHHHIHRGRQPSDPTCRNNNIVVTPTDFFQLEQVDEKSRRGLSLGNLFSTGNHHAYTALTRAFDSGSSVKSPLDSCGDSCILDTSGSTTALLETVAMSSRTGANKARTLGDEEDCCDTAFPVGWNWPAIRIGCLLLCVSCLVAVLCVVVGVLLLRPSSCDPQRSWWQGAVVYEVFVASFVDSDGDGFGDFHGLSTRLDYIRHRIGASAVRLTSVFSALDYPLEYEHIIDFDNVDPHLGHMEDFAAFVERAHEVGLRVILDINLAVTSDQHSWAAHWLLDPYGEYANYYVPMNDSVVTGNGEDEWDDIEDDDRRDPQRPFGNQLYLNWSHPEVRLKVMRSLSVWLNKGVDGFYLKHLDRLQVQDDRELYEVLLAWRRLLDDHDYGDERGRVLMTSVSLAQELAERSSLFAQPIVALFDLLDVHVPLEGGPENVTQILAARYAQVTQQWRLAARSSGGDSAGEENGTGIPSGHDRRCGPVANMASDPWLIWNVGDSESPRLASRLLDVDPLSALFTLWGMPGSVSLFYGDEIGMKDSLDSTTGRPFRTGQLAPMQWSDAAHGNFSSPASRPWMPAHPDHVIKNVDNASEVIDTLARAAELRSSVVTLYMAGVPSLRHRRCNTRLVRRCGEVFAMERFYPRRARYAVVANFASRGLTRDLSDLGFEGNVVAGTCSSLPTRVNFRELYLEPGEALYVEITS is encoded by the exons ATGGAGACAGACGCAGAGGACCACAACTATCGGCACCGCAGCGGACCTGACGCGGGCAACGTTGGTATCATCAGTGCTGCAGACCGGGGCAGTGGTGACATCTTCCAAATAACTGGAACTACCACCACACTGCACGCAGCCAACACAAAGCGACATTCATATGACCACGGCCGCCAACATCATCACCATAGCCAGTCctaccaccatcatcatcaccatatcCACCGCGGGCGTCAGCCGAGCGACCCCACGTGCAGGAACAACAACATTGTTGTCACACCCACGGACTTTTTTCAACTCGAACAAGTTGATGAAAAGTCTAGAAGAGGGCTGAGCCTGGGTAACCTTTTCTCTACTGGCAACCACCACGCCTACACTGCTCTCACCCGAGCCTTCGACTCAGGGAGCTCCGTCAAGTCTCCGTTGGATTCTTGCGGAGACTCTTGCATACTGGACACAAGCGGAAGCACTACGGCCTTGCTGGAAACGGTGGCGATGAGCAGTCGCACAGGGGCCAACAAGGCAAGGACGCTCGGAGACGAAGAAGACTGCTGCGACACTGCTTTTCCGGTCGGCTGGAACTGGCCCGCCATTCGGATTGGCTGCCTCCTGCTCTGCGTGTCCTGCCTGGTGGCCGTGCTTTGCGTCGTGGTGGGTGTCCTCTTGCTGAGACCGTCCTCCTGTGACCCCCAGCGCTCCTGGTGGCAAGGTGCGGTCGTGTACGAGGTGTTTGTCGCTTCCTTCGTCGACTCGGATGGAGACGGATTCGGCGACTTCCACGGGCTCTCCACTCGGCTGGACTACATCCGACACCGCATAGGAGCCTCGGCGGTGCGTCTCACGTCTGTGTTCAGCGCTCTGGATTATCCGCTGGAGTACGAGCACATAATCGACTTCGATAACGTGGATCCACACCTGGGCCACATGGAAGACTTCGCGGCGTTCGTAGAACGAGCTCACGAAGTTGGTCTGAGAGTGATCCTGGATATCAACCTGGCGGTCACGAGTGACCAGCACTCCTGGGCAGCTCACTGGCTTCTAGACCCTTACGGAGAGTACGCCAACTACTACGTGCCCATGAACGACTCTGTAGTGACG GGAAACGGGGAAGACGAGTGGGACGACATAGAGGATGACGACAGGCGTGACCCCCAGCGGCCGTTCGGAAACCAGCTCTACCTGAACTGGTCACATCCCGAGGTGCGGCTGAAGGTGATGCGCTCCCTCTCCGTATGGCTCAACAAAGGAGTGGACGGCTTCTACCTAAAGCACCTAGACAGACTGCAG GTGCAGGACGACCGTGAGCTCTACGAAGTGCTGCTGGCGTGGCGCCGCCTTCTGGACGACCATGACTACGGGGACGAGCGTGGCCGCGTGCTCATGACCTCCGTGAGCCTGGCCCAGGAGCTTGCTGAAAGGAGCTCCCTCTTCGCGCAGCCTATCGTCGCCCTGTTCGACCTGCTCGACGTGCACGTTCCCCTCGAAGGAGGACCTGAGAACGTGACGCAGATTCTCGCCGCACGCTACGCCCAAGTCACGCAGCAGTGGCGACTCGCTGCGCGCTCCTCGGGAGGAGACAGCGCCGGAGAGGAGAACGGCACTGGCATCCCGAGTGGCCACGACCGTCGCTGCGGGCCAGTCGCCAACATGGCGTCG GATCCGTGGTTGATCTGGAACGTGGGCGATTCGGAGAGCCCACGCCTGGCTTCGCGACTTCTAGATGTGGACCCTCTTTCAGCACTATTCACGCTCTGGGGCATGCCTGGATCCGTATCGCTCTTCTACGGGGACGAGATTGGCATGAAGGACTCGCTGGACTCGACAACTGGACGT CCGTTCCGTACAGGGCAGCTGGCACCCATGCAGTGGAGTGACGCGGCACATGGCAACTTCTCATCGCCGGCATCAAGACCCTGGATGCCCGCGCACCCGGACCACGTGATCAAGAACGTCGACAACGCCAGCGAAGTGATCGACACTTTGGCCAGAGCTGCCGAGCTTAGGAGCAGCGTCGTCACGCTTTACATGGCGGGGGTGCCGTCGCTCCGACACCGCCGGTGCAACACTCGCCTGGTCCGTCGCTGCGGCGAGGTGTTCGCCATGGAGCGCTTCTACCCGCGTCGAGCTCGCTACGCCGTGGTGGCGAACTTTGCCTCGCGCGGACTGACCCGCGACCTCTCTGACCTGGGGTTCGAAGGGAACGTGGTGGCGGGAACGTGCTCCAGCCTGCCCACCCGGGTGAACTTTCGCGAGCTCTATCTGGAGCCCGGCGAAGCGCTCTACGTTGAGATCACGAGTTGA
- the LOC144132844 gene encoding glucan 1,6-alpha-glucosidase-like isoform X1, producing MRRQESPAVMETDAEDHNYRHRSGPDAGNVGIISAADRGSGDIFQITGTTTTLHAANTKRHSYDHGRQHHHHSQSYHHHHHHIHRGRQPSDPTCRNNNIVVTPTDFFQLEQVDEKSRRGLSLGNLFSTGNHHAYTALTRAFDSGSSVKSPLDSCGDSCILDTSGSTTALLETVAMSSRTGANKARTLGDEEDCCDTAFPVGWNWPAIRIGCLLLCVSCLVAVLCVVVGVLLLRPSSCDPQRSWWQGAVVYEVFVASFVDSDGDGFGDFHGLSTRLDYIRHRIGASAVRLTSVFSALDYPLEYEHIIDFDNVDPHLGHMEDFAAFVERAHEVGLRVILDINLAVTSDQHSWAAHWLLDPYGEYANYYVPMNDSVVTGNGEDEWDDIEDDDRRDPQRPFGNQLYLNWSHPEVRLKVMRSLSVWLNKGVDGFYLKHLDRLQVQDDRELYEVLLAWRRLLDDHDYGDERGRVLMTSVSLAQELAERSSLFAQPIVALFDLLDVHVPLEGGPENVTQILAARYAQVTQQWRLAARSSGGDSAGEENGTGIPSGHDRRCGPVANMASDPWLIWNVGDSESPRLASRLLDVDPLSALFTLWGMPGSVSLFYGDEIGMKDSLDSTTGRPFRTGQLAPMQWSDAAHGNFSSPASRPWMPAHPDHVIKNVDNASEVIDTLARAAELRSSVVTLYMAGVPSLRHRRCNTRLVRRCGEVFAMERFYPRRARYAVVANFASRGLTRDLSDLGFEGNVVAGTCSSLPTRVNFRELYLEPGEALYVEITS from the exons CTCCTGCCGTCATGGAGACAGACGCAGAGGACCACAACTATCGGCACCGCAGCGGACCTGACGCGGGCAACGTTGGTATCATCAGTGCTGCAGACCGGGGCAGTGGTGACATCTTCCAAATAACTGGAACTACCACCACACTGCACGCAGCCAACACAAAGCGACATTCATATGACCACGGCCGCCAACATCATCACCATAGCCAGTCctaccaccatcatcatcaccatatcCACCGCGGGCGTCAGCCGAGCGACCCCACGTGCAGGAACAACAACATTGTTGTCACACCCACGGACTTTTTTCAACTCGAACAAGTTGATGAAAAGTCTAGAAGAGGGCTGAGCCTGGGTAACCTTTTCTCTACTGGCAACCACCACGCCTACACTGCTCTCACCCGAGCCTTCGACTCAGGGAGCTCCGTCAAGTCTCCGTTGGATTCTTGCGGAGACTCTTGCATACTGGACACAAGCGGAAGCACTACGGCCTTGCTGGAAACGGTGGCGATGAGCAGTCGCACAGGGGCCAACAAGGCAAGGACGCTCGGAGACGAAGAAGACTGCTGCGACACTGCTTTTCCGGTCGGCTGGAACTGGCCCGCCATTCGGATTGGCTGCCTCCTGCTCTGCGTGTCCTGCCTGGTGGCCGTGCTTTGCGTCGTGGTGGGTGTCCTCTTGCTGAGACCGTCCTCCTGTGACCCCCAGCGCTCCTGGTGGCAAGGTGCGGTCGTGTACGAGGTGTTTGTCGCTTCCTTCGTCGACTCGGATGGAGACGGATTCGGCGACTTCCACGGGCTCTCCACTCGGCTGGACTACATCCGACACCGCATAGGAGCCTCGGCGGTGCGTCTCACGTCTGTGTTCAGCGCTCTGGATTATCCGCTGGAGTACGAGCACATAATCGACTTCGATAACGTGGATCCACACCTGGGCCACATGGAAGACTTCGCGGCGTTCGTAGAACGAGCTCACGAAGTTGGTCTGAGAGTGATCCTGGATATCAACCTGGCGGTCACGAGTGACCAGCACTCCTGGGCAGCTCACTGGCTTCTAGACCCTTACGGAGAGTACGCCAACTACTACGTGCCCATGAACGACTCTGTAGTGACG GGAAACGGGGAAGACGAGTGGGACGACATAGAGGATGACGACAGGCGTGACCCCCAGCGGCCGTTCGGAAACCAGCTCTACCTGAACTGGTCACATCCCGAGGTGCGGCTGAAGGTGATGCGCTCCCTCTCCGTATGGCTCAACAAAGGAGTGGACGGCTTCTACCTAAAGCACCTAGACAGACTGCAG GTGCAGGACGACCGTGAGCTCTACGAAGTGCTGCTGGCGTGGCGCCGCCTTCTGGACGACCATGACTACGGGGACGAGCGTGGCCGCGTGCTCATGACCTCCGTGAGCCTGGCCCAGGAGCTTGCTGAAAGGAGCTCCCTCTTCGCGCAGCCTATCGTCGCCCTGTTCGACCTGCTCGACGTGCACGTTCCCCTCGAAGGAGGACCTGAGAACGTGACGCAGATTCTCGCCGCACGCTACGCCCAAGTCACGCAGCAGTGGCGACTCGCTGCGCGCTCCTCGGGAGGAGACAGCGCCGGAGAGGAGAACGGCACTGGCATCCCGAGTGGCCACGACCGTCGCTGCGGGCCAGTCGCCAACATGGCGTCG GATCCGTGGTTGATCTGGAACGTGGGCGATTCGGAGAGCCCACGCCTGGCTTCGCGACTTCTAGATGTGGACCCTCTTTCAGCACTATTCACGCTCTGGGGCATGCCTGGATCCGTATCGCTCTTCTACGGGGACGAGATTGGCATGAAGGACTCGCTGGACTCGACAACTGGACGT CCGTTCCGTACAGGGCAGCTGGCACCCATGCAGTGGAGTGACGCGGCACATGGCAACTTCTCATCGCCGGCATCAAGACCCTGGATGCCCGCGCACCCGGACCACGTGATCAAGAACGTCGACAACGCCAGCGAAGTGATCGACACTTTGGCCAGAGCTGCCGAGCTTAGGAGCAGCGTCGTCACGCTTTACATGGCGGGGGTGCCGTCGCTCCGACACCGCCGGTGCAACACTCGCCTGGTCCGTCGCTGCGGCGAGGTGTTCGCCATGGAGCGCTTCTACCCGCGTCGAGCTCGCTACGCCGTGGTGGCGAACTTTGCCTCGCGCGGACTGACCCGCGACCTCTCTGACCTGGGGTTCGAAGGGAACGTGGTGGCGGGAACGTGCTCCAGCCTGCCCACCCGGGTGAACTTTCGCGAGCTCTATCTGGAGCCCGGCGAAGCGCTCTACGTTGAGATCACGAGTTGA